Proteins from a genomic interval of Gammaproteobacteria bacterium:
- the aroA gene encoding 3-phosphoshikimate 1-carboxyvinyltransferase, which produces MNIHPYIIEFRIHLLKLIMMLAFEVTGGGPLLGRLRVPGDKSISHRSIMLGALADGVTEVSGFLEGEDSLATLRAFQAMGVPIVGPSEGRLTIQGVGLHGLRSPSAPLDLGNAGTSMRLMAGLLAGQTFDTVLVGDASLSRRPMRRVIEPLTRMGATIEATAAGTAPLRIHGGRCLEGIDYPLPVASAQIKSALLLAGLYAAGATTITEPAPCRDHTERMLAGFGYALERQGNRVELTGGGLLRATNVEIPADLSSAAFFLVGATITPGSDLVLEHVGVNPTRTGVLHILNAMGANIQISNERVVGGEPVADLRVRYAPLRGISILPEWVPLAIDEFPALFIAAACAEGETILTGAEELRVKESDRIQAMADGLHILGVDATPTPDGMVIRGGSFGGGEIDSHGDHRIAMAFSMAALRAQGTLRILDCANVDTSFPDFVGLASRAGLAITVA; this is translated from the coding sequence GTGAATATTCATCCCTACATTATTGAATTTCGTATCCACCTATTAAAGCTAATTATGATGCTAGCGTTTGAGGTAACTGGTGGTGGACCGCTACTAGGGCGGTTGCGTGTTCCAGGAGACAAGTCAATCTCCCATCGTTCCATCATGCTTGGCGCCCTGGCGGATGGGGTAACCGAGGTGAGCGGATTTCTGGAGGGAGAGGATAGTCTGGCAACCCTGCGCGCTTTTCAAGCAATGGGGGTCCCGATTGTGGGACCAAGTGAGGGTCGCCTAACTATTCAGGGAGTTGGATTACATGGTCTACGTTCACCATCCGCACCGTTGGATCTAGGCAATGCTGGGACCTCCATGCGTCTCATGGCTGGACTGCTGGCCGGGCAGACCTTCGATACCGTGCTAGTGGGTGATGCCTCACTGTCACGACGCCCGATGCGTCGCGTGATCGAACCCTTAACCCGCATGGGGGCGACGATCGAGGCAACCGCCGCAGGCACCGCGCCACTACGCATACACGGCGGACGTTGCTTAGAGGGCATAGACTATCCCCTACCAGTCGCCAGTGCCCAGATCAAATCGGCCCTACTGCTTGCCGGATTGTACGCAGCAGGGGCTACCACCATCACCGAACCCGCCCCCTGCCGAGACCATACCGAGCGTATGCTGGCCGGCTTCGGTTACGCGCTGGAACGTCAAGGGAATCGAGTAGAACTCACCGGTGGCGGACTGCTTCGGGCCACCAACGTCGAGATCCCCGCCGACCTTTCCTCGGCTGCCTTCTTTCTGGTAGGTGCAACCATTACCCCAGGTTCTGACCTAGTTCTGGAGCATGTTGGTGTTAATCCCACTCGTACCGGGGTCCTGCATATCCTCAATGCCATGGGGGCCAATATCCAGATCTCGAACGAACGCGTGGTGGGCGGTGAACCAGTAGCCGATCTGCGCGTGCGCTACGCACCCTTACGGGGAATTTCCATCCTACCCGAATGGGTTCCGCTTGCTATCGACGAATTCCCAGCTCTGTTCATTGCCGCCGCCTGTGCGGAGGGAGAGACCATACTGACCGGTGCGGAAGAACTCCGTGTCAAAGAAAGCGACCGTATCCAGGCAATGGCCGATGGGCTACACATCCTCGGGGTAGATGCGACCCCAACCCCAGATGGAATGGTGATCCGTGGTGGTTCATTCGGTGGTGGAGAGATCGATAGTCATGGTGATCATCGGATTGCCATGGCCTTTTCCATGGCCGCCCTTCGTGCTCAAGGCACCCTGCGTATCCTAGACTGTGCCAATGTAGATACCTCTTTCCCAGATTTTGTTGGGCTGGCCAGTCGTGCAGGACTTGCTATTACCGTGGCCTGA